A region of Plasmodium falciparum 3D7 genome assembly, chromosome: 12 DNA encodes the following proteins:
- a CDS encoding transcription initiation factor IIA subunit 2, putative — protein sequence MEHGNFDEKFGDSILLESLKEALQQMIEEFYVEKEKGIQIYKEACMNVKKEILDNSNQLSDVHMSGQLKSYYCRNDMWTFFFKNSLFKINKNKKMKSSSKDYKNYQPLNLRVYKNFYDKKEEFLKNCVDKNNVKFFKNFPKLYSNIVHKENNEVESDDVFFYYDGLIKILCIEESTI from the exons atggaacatGGGAACTTTGATGAGAAGTTTGGTGATTCGATATTATTGGAATCTTTAAAAGAGGCCCTTCAACAAATGATTGAAGAGTTTTATGTGGAAAAGGAGAAAggaatacaaatatataaggaGGCATGTATg AAtgtgaaaaaagaaatattagaCAATTCAAATCAATTGTCAGATGTTCATATGAGTGGACAACTTAAAAGTTATTACTGTCGGAATGATATGtggacatttttttttaagaattctctgtttaaaattaataagaataaaaaaatgaaaagttCTTCGAAGGATTACAAAAATTATCAACCTTTAAATTTAcgagtatataaaaatttttatgacAAAAAGGAAGAGTTTCTTAAAAATTGTGTTGACAAAAATAatgttaaattttttaaaaatttccCTAAGCTTTATTCAAATATCGTTCATAAGGAAAACAATGAGGTTGAAAGTGatgatgtttttttttattatgatggtttaatcaaaatattatgtatagaAGAATCTACCATATAA
- a CDS encoding DNA repair protein rhp16, putative, with the protein MAKKIDELFSKKERYLKEIIESNCIYVKDLNHWVGTNYIARLKLKKELLKVTPKLLINKTRSRASRCRVCGFSIEKDNLRIGYPTKDPRGDYGYISCWVHIECSKKILYSCLYIEENENVLKGYLHEYKNHNCSGEHYNKYEIYIYNNLQWDLFFGGIENINEEELSKLKEMAKPYEIKNDLKCRNSFEMLINEENEKINSLDYLNVEKKITNYNLIIPKELKYDLLQYQKEGIYWMINQEMSNVKGGILADEMGMGKTIQAITLILCQKLNKLKEIKKDERSDDHDKVGYKNDDEEDEKKKKKKKSHMLHGDIYKEDILSFEERDTKHEKSIKEIDIKKSYKNSSSILYCKNSTSDDLKVKEESDCSVILIESDDTQNEKMNHKNDVMAENKIDTENVLNVKKIKNIKKECVNNKKIKNNNNNNNKSNFKKNDFINKLKGQTLIIAPVAAVMQWKSEIEKFVDENILNVYVYHGNSKIISDEELIKYDIVITSYAVVEVNFRKIVNKHKQPCEYCGRLYLPNNLDIHKKYFCGPTAVRTEKLKKRKKKNKDTALVAMKKFDETFVPTPRNVLLEIMANSKKELEDEKKKNIEISNKSLNHNNTKKNKGKKNNQIKQRNAQKDSNIDVIVLSSDSCKEKSSSSENSVYSPLSRKTSSRIIDLSNLGFDKETMEQVIESLSEGGKKKKNVKNVKNVNSVKNVKSVKNHRDVKWNVVIKNMLENFLYNVDMNDKCKHVLIKIYVTNTTIQNTELEKLNMGELKVVLITMGKHIFGTKVELINRILVSAKYIRKELYDENTETEEKDTSGVHNEDGDTSMGVTNQKGKDKFCKERKIKKEDEKSSIEKKRKTVDVISVGGDVKRDMSLNKRRNTTNRGTTMKIKGETREYASNKGKNNNDDDNNNSYYSDAKSYTSESSDESYQGDICSKKKEPKKNTKSIRRSQRKSYCKSSLESEKKEESDNSYNTNDYNDCDDCDDCDDYNNCDDNNYCDDCDDSSNSFDSYDSIIVRKSKMSKEKKKRENMKIFDESALHQIYWNRIILDEAHRIKNRNTSTTQSILNLKCCGYRWCLTGTPLQNRISELYSLIRFIEFYPYAYYFCSKKDCKCLLLNYEMRDNKYCYFCNHSRINHFNYFNKRILKPIQSFGYRGEGLSGMSYLKNEVLDKILLRRTKGERKSDINLKPLIIKIRKDKLSKEEKDFYESLYKQTSTQFNTYVNSNTVLHNYAHIFDLLSRLRQAADHPYLIIFGNSFLSDPSGKFIKKNTTIIPAISNDYVCGICLENVQKRNNISTKCNHNFHKSCLKQYIESFEMENADQQEEEKEDSNFKNSNMIKYNTYDIGQREGMNNVKSTNSCKYDIVINDDIHNNINKLETHENDNLITSKDLLKNKKSLEKKSKSISVVKFKNKDGYINLLSNDENVKDYPLGCPVCYIPLTVDFNLLVDKEENEEDEIIICKEETTYINKSFINRINTQEYRSSTKIEAVYEEVQNVINNTDDKCLIFSQYCSMLDLIEYHLKKHNIVCSKLLGYMSMISRNNILYNFNQDKQLRVLLISLKAGGEGLNLQVANRIFIVDPWWNPAAELQAIQRAHRIGQTKTVYAIRFIIENTVEEKIIQLQNKKQLVFDSTIGDSGNAMQKLSKEDLAFLFHS; encoded by the exons atGGCCAAAAAAATAGATGAATTATTTTCGAAGAAGGAAagatatttaaaagaaataatagaaagtaattgtatatatgtaaaagatTTAAATCACTGGGTTGGTACTAATTATATAGCTCGactgaaattaaaaaaagagcTATTAAAAGTAACCCCCAAATTGTTAATAAACAAAACGCGTTCGA GAGCAAGCCGATGTAGGGTGTGCGGTTTTTCTATCGAAAAAGACAATTTACGAATTGGGTATCCTACAAAAGATCCGCGAGGTGATTATGGTTATATAAGTTGTTGGGTACACATTGAATgtagtaaaaaaatattgtattCATGTTTGTATATTGAAGAGAATGAGAATGTTTTAAAAGGATATTTACATGAGTATAAGAATCATAATTGTTCTGGAgaacattataataaatatgaaatatatatttataataatttacaatgggatttattttttgggGGTATCGAAAATATAAACGAAGAAGAACTATCTAAATTAAAAGAGATGGCAAAAccatatgaaataaaaaatgatttgAAATGTAGGAATAGTTTTGAAATgttaataaatgaagaaaatgaaaaaataaattccttagattatttaaatgtagaaaagaaaataacaaattataatttgaTTATACCtaaagaattaaaatatgatttattaCAATATCAAAAAGAAGGCATTTATTGGATGATAAATCAAGAAATGTCTAATGTGAAAGGTGGAATATTAGCTGATGAGATGGGTATGGGGAAAACCATACAAGCCATTACATTGATATTGTGTCAGAAGTTGAACAAGttaaaggaaataaaaaaagacgAACGAAGTGATGATCATGATAAGGTTGGTTATAAGAATGATGATGAGGAGGAtgagaagaagaagaaaaagaaaaagagtCATATGTTACATGGTGATATTTATAAAGAAGATATTCTATCCTTTGAAGAAAGAGATACAAAACATGAAAAATCGATTAAAGAgatagatataaaaaaatcatataaaaatagtagcagcatattatattgtaaaaaTTCCACATCGGATGATTTGAAAGTAAAGGAAGAATCAGATTGTAGTGTTATATTAATAGAAAGTGATGATACACagaatgaaaaaatgaatcataaaaatgatgtTATGGCAGAAAATAAGATAGATACTGAAAATGTGTTAaatgtgaaaaaaataaagaatataaaaaaggaatgtgttaataataaaaaaataaaaaataataataataataataataaatcaaattttaaaaagaatgatTTTATTAACAAGTTAAAAGGGCAAACATTGATAATTGCACCCGTTGCTGCTGTTATGCAATGGAAATCTGAAATAGAAAAATTTGTTGATgagaatattttaaatgtttaTGTTTATCACGGTAATTCCAAAATAATAAGTGATGaagaattaattaaatatgatATTGTTATAACATCCTATGCAGTTGTCGAAGTTAATTTTAGAAAGATTGTTAACAAACATAAACAACCATGTGAATATTGTGGAAGGTTATATCTACCAAATAATTTAGATATacataagaaatatttttgtgGTCCTACAGCTGTTAGAACagaaaaattgaaaaagagaaaaaaaaaaaataaggacaCAGCACTTGTTGCTATGAAAAAGTTTGATGAAACATTTGTTCCGACACCCAGAAATGTGCTATTAGAAATTATGGCTAATAGTAAGAAAGAATtagaagatgaaaaaaaaaaaaatattgaaatatCTAATAAAAGTctaaatcataataatactaagaaaaataaaggaaaaaaaaataatcaaataaaaCAAAGAAATGCACAAAAAGATAGTAATATAGATGTTATTGTATTATCATCGGATAGTTGTAAAGAAAAGAGCTCTTCTTCAGAAAATTCGGTATATTCTCCACTGTCGAGAAAAACATCGAGTAGAATTATTGACTTAAGTAATTTAGGATTTGATAAAGAAACTATGGAACAAGTTATTGAAAGTTTAAGTGaagggggaaaaaaaaagaaaaacgtaaaaaatgtaaaaaatgtaaatagtgtaaaaaatgtaaaaagtGTAAAAAATCATCGAGATGTTAAATGGAATGtagttattaaaaatatgttagagaattttttgtataatgtAGATATGAATGACAAATGTAAACATGTGttgattaaaatatatgtaacaaACACAACAATACAAAACACTGAGctggaaaaattaaatatgggGGAACTCAAGGTTGTTCTAATAACAATGGGAAAGCATATATTTGGTACCAAAGTTGAGTTAATAAATAGAATATTAGTATCAGCAAAATATATACGGAAAGAATTATATGACGAGAATACTGAGACAGAGGAAAAAGACACATCAGGTGTTCATAATGAGGATGGTGATACATCTATGGGTGTTACTAATCAAAAGGGAAAGGATAAATTTTGTAAAGAaaggaaaattaaaaaagaggATGAAAAAAGTAGCATtgagaagaaaagaaaaacgGTGGATGTTATAAGTGTGGGTGGGGACGTAAAAAGGGATATGTCATTAAATAAGAGGAGGAATACGACAAATCGAGGGACGACGATGAAGATTAAAGGGGAAACGAGAGAATATGCATCAAATAAAGgaaagaataataatgatgatgataataataattcttattataGCGATGCAAAGAGTTATACAAGTGAGAGTAGCGATGAATCCTATCAAGGTGATATATGctcgaaaaaaaaagaacccaaaaaaaatacaaagaGTATTAGAAGAAGCCAAAGGAAGAGTTATTGTAAGAGCTCTTTAGAAAGTGAAAAAAAGGAGGAATCcgataattcatataatactaatgattataatgattGTGACGATTGTGACGATTgtgatgattataataattgtgatgataataattattgtgATGATTGTGATGATTCGTCAAATTCGTTTGATTCGTATGATTCCATTATTGTTCGAAAGTCGAAGATGAgtaaggaaaagaaaaaaagagagaatatgaaaatttttgaTGAAAGTGCGTTACATCAGATATATTGGAATCGTATTATTTTAGATGAAGCACATCGAATTAAGAATAGGAATACATCTACTACCCAATCTATATTGAATTTAAAATGTTGTGGTTATAGATGGTGTTTAACGGGAACACCGTTACAGAATCGGATTTCTGAATTGTATAGTTTAATAAGATTTATTGAATTTTATCCATAtgcttattatttttgttcaaAAAAGGATTGtaaatgtttattattaaattatgagATGCGAGATAAcaaatattgttatttttgtAATCATTCTAGGATAAatcattttaattattttaataaaagaattttaAAACCTATACAATCTTTTGGATATAGAGGGGAAGGATTAAGTGGTATGTCTTATTTAAAGAATGAAGTGttagataaaatattattacgtAGAACTAAAGGTGAAAGGAAGAGtgatattaatttaaaacctttgattataaaaataagaaaggataaattatcaaaagaagaaaaagatttTTATGAAtctttatataaacaaacaTCAACACAATTTAATACATATGTGAATTCAAATACTGTTTTACATAATTATGCACATATTTTTGATTTGTTAAGTAGATTGAGACAAGCAGCTGACCATccttatttaattatatttggTAACTCCTTTTTAAGTGATCCTTCTGGtaaatttataaagaaaaatacaaCAATAATTCCAGCTATTTCAAATGATTATGTATGTGGTATATGTTTAGAAAATGTTcagaaaagaaataatataagcaCAAAATGTAATCATAATTTCCACAAATCATgtttaaaacaatatatagaAAGTTTTGAGATGGAAAATGCTGATCAGCAAGAAGAGGAAAAGGAGGAttctaattttaaaaatagtaatatgATAAAGTACAACACCTATGATATTGGTCAACGTGAAGGTATGAATAATGTAAAATCTACAAATAGTTGTAAGTACGATATTGtaataaatgatgatatccataacaatataaataaattagaaaCACATGAGAATGATAATTTGATTACTAGTAAGGATCTAttgaaaaataagaaaagcTTAGAAAAGAAATCTAAATCTATATCTGTTGTGAagtttaaaaataaagatggatatattaatttgttaagtaatgatgaaaatgtaaAAGATTATCCTTTAGGATGTCCTGTGTGTTATATCCCGTTAACAGTTGATTTTAATCTTCTCGtagataaagaagaaaatgaagaagatgaaattattatatgtaaagaAGAAACTacgtatataaataaaagtttTATAAATAGAATCAATACTCAAGAATATAGATCAAGTACTAAAATTGAAGCAGTTTATGAAGAAGtacaaaatgtaataaataatacagatgataaatgtttaattttttcacaATATTGTTCCATGTTAGATTTAATAGaatatcatttaaaaaaacataatattgTTTGTTCTAAATTATTAGGATATATGTCTATGATTTcaagaaataatattttatacaatttTAATCAAGATAAACAATTAAGAGTATTATTAATAAGTTTAAAAGCAGGAGGTGAAGGTTTAAATCTTCAAGTAGCAAATCGAATATTTATTGTAGACCCTTGGTGGAATCCAGCAGCTGAACTACAAGCTATTCAGAGAGCTCATCGAATTGGTCAAACCAAAACGGTATATGCTATACGTTTTATTATAGAAAATACtgtagaagaaaaaattattcagCTGCAAAATAAAAAGCAGTTGGTTTTTGACAGTACTATTGGAGATTCTGGAAACGCCATGCAAAAATTATCAAAGGAGGATTTGGCATTCTTATTCCActcataa
- a CDS encoding HSP20-like chaperone, putative: MTNILLFFNILWMSTLFVSANVDKEVPTVKWGQNSSQLTLIVSIPKMEKEEIQFKENIIYVSAINKDGKHYELILNLLRPIIPENCSYSVLQKGLKLKVHKQIKEPCWKRLTKEKEKQHFLIKDKILGDGNDCEEAKEIWFSYYMFHKRKMNSPPSKNESNKKKDLVENIIENLKNEHPNFSLHEY, translated from the exons ATGACAAATATACTGttgttttttaatatattatggatGTCTACTTTATTTGTTTCAGCAAATGTAGA TAAAGAAGTGCCAACAGTTAAATGGGGACAAAATTCCAGCCAACTTACATTAATTGTCTCTATTCcaaaaatggaaaaagaagaaattcaatttaaagaaaa tattatatatgtatcagCTATAAATAAAGACGGAAAACATTATGAACTCATTTTGAATTTATTGAGACCAATAATTCCAGAG aaTTGTTCTTATTCCGTTCTGCAAAAGGGGTTAAAATTAAAGGTTCACAAACAGATCAAA gAACCATGTTGGAAACGCTTgacaaaagaaaaagaaaaacaacaTTTTTTAATCAAGGATAAAATACTTGGAGATGGAAATGA CTGTGAAGAAGCAAAAGAAATTTGGTTTAgctattatat gtttcacaaaagaaaaatgaattcTCCACCCTCTAAAAACGAAtccaataaaaaaaaggatttaGTTGAG AATATAATTGAAAACTTGAAGAATGAACATCCAAACTTCTCATTACACGAATATTAG
- a CDS encoding coronin, whose protein sequence is MYNVPLIKNLYPDPSNNLYGDLRICSRATETCGIACSAGYIAVPWQVEGGGMIGVIRLENQVRNPPVIKLKSHTSPILDLSFNPCYSEILASCSEDMSIRIWEIRHEDENVNEVKDPLCILNGHKKKVNILSWNPMNYFILSSTSFDSSVNIWDIENEKKAFEINMPKKLSSLQWDIGGNLLSGTCQNKQIHIIDPRKQEICNSFLIHDGGKSTKCIWIDGFGGEDKCILTTGFSKNNMRELKLWSLKNTTSPLTTITLDNAASPLLPHYDESVGMIYLIGKGDGNCRYYQYSQGSIRKVDEYKSCLPFRSFGFLPKRMCDVYKCEIGRVYKNENNTDIRPISFYVPRKNSSIFQEDLYPPIIMRDPERSTNKWIDGINLDIKRVSIKDLTEDDLLITKKFKQLPKESKSILIQDNNNPKKGSVMRQFTKKFTFRKKKETTEIQGEIMGETKSSIEADFEPQECKENKKGNKLNEAPKFLFACEDVEICHLKDNVDDDDYLIVNGTNEPYEETVIKTNENENYKENNDSSIQSIRSNSKSIEKNDDDNNNNNNDNTLQSEENEEHLKHISSIHEENNFKNFFKNVLDNILDMKMCKSTATVL, encoded by the exons ATGTATAATGTTCCTTTAATCAAGAATTTATATC ctgATCCGTCAAATAACCTGTACGGAGACTTGAGGATTTGCTCGAGAGCAACCGAAACATGTGGTATAGCTTGTAGTGCTGGATATATTGCt GTACCATGGCAAGTTGAAGGGGGAGGAATGATCGGAGTTATCAGATTAGAAAATCAAGTGAGAAATCCCCCTGTAATAAAATTGAAGAGTCATACATCTCCCATCCTTGATTTGTCATTTAACCCGTGTTATAGTGAGATATTAGCTTCATGTTCAGAAGATATGTCTATAAGAATATGGGAGATACGTCATGAGGATGAGAATGTGAATGAGGTAAAGGATcctttatgtatattaaatggtcataagaaaaaagtaaatatattatcatggAATCCtatgaattattttatattatcatctacCTCTTTTGATTCTTCTGTTAATATATGGGATATAGAAAATGAGAAGAAAGCCTTTGAAATAAATATGCCAAAGAAATTAAGTTCTTTACAATGGGATATCGGTGGTAATTTATTAAGTGGAACTTGTCAGAATAAACAGATACATATAATAGATCCTAGAAAACAAGAAATTTGTAACAGCTTTTTAATCCATGATGGTGGTAAAAGTACAAAATGTATATGGATTGATGGATTTGGTGGTGAAGACAAATGTATTTTAACCACTGGTTTTTCAAAGAATAATATGAGAGAATTGAAATTATGGAGTTTAAAGAATACGACATCACCATTAACTACTATTACATTAGATAATGCTGCTTCACCTTTATTACCACATTATGATGAGAGCGTAGGTATGATTTATTTGATAGGTAAAGGTGATGGTAATTGTCGTTATTATCAATATTCACAAGGTTCCATACGTAAAGTCGATGAATATAAATCGTGCTTACCTTTTAGATCTTTTGGATTTTTACCTAAACGTATGTGTGACGTATACAAATGTGAAATTGGTagagtatataaaaatgaaaataacacAGATATTAGACCCATATCTTTTTATGTACCTAGAAAGAATTCATCAATATTTCAAGAAGATTTATATCCTCCTATTATTATGAGAGATCCTGAACGTAGTACAAACAAATGGATTGATGGTATAAACCTAGATATTAAAAGGGTGTCTATAAAGGATTTAACCGAAGACGATTTattaattacaaaaaaatttaaacaaCTTCCTAAGGAATCCAAAAGTATTCTTATTCAAGATAACAATAATCCTAAGAAGGGTTCTGTCATGAGACAGTTTACCAAAAAATTTACcttcagaaaaaaaaaagaaactaCAGAGATACAAGGAGAAATAATGGGGGAAACCAAATCTTCGATTGAAGCTGATTTTGAACCACAAGAatgtaaagaaaataaaaaaggaaataaattaaatgaagcACCCAAATTTTTATTTGCTTGTGAGGACGTTGAAATATGTCATTTGAAAGACAACGTGGACGATGATGACTATCTCATAGTTAATGGAACAAATGAGCCATACGAAGAAACTGTTATtaaaacaaatgaaaatgagaattataaagaaaataatgatagtagTATACAAAGTATAAGAAGTAATAGTAAAAGTATAGAAAagaatgatgatgataataataataataataatgataacacaCTCCAAtctgaagaaaatgaagaacaTCTTAAACATATATCTTCAATacatgaagaaaataattttaagaaTTTCTTCAAAAATGTATTAGATAATATACTAGACATGAAAATGTGTAAAAGTACAGCAACGGTATTATGA
- a CDS encoding thymidylate kinase produces the protein MTDDKKKGKFIVFEGLDRSGKSTQSKLLVEYLKNNNVEVKHLYFPNRETGIGQIISKYLKMENSMSNETIHLLFSANRWEHMNEIKSLLLKGIWVVCDRYAYSGVAYSSGALNLNKTWCMNPDQGLIKPDVVFYLNVPPNYAQNRSDYGEEIYEKVETQKKIYETYKHFAHEDYWINIDATRKIEDIHNDIVKEVTKIKVEPEEFNFLWS, from the exons atgactgatgataaaaaaaaaggaaaatttaTAGTTTTTGAAGGTTTAGATag ATCCGGGAAATCTACCCAGTCAAAACTACTTgttgaatatttaaaaaataataatgttgaaGTTAAGCATTTATATTTCCCaa ATAGGGAAACGGGAATAGGTCAAATAATTTCGAAATATTTAAAGATGGAAAATAGTATGTCTAACGAAactattcatttattattttcagcCAACAGATGGGAACACat gaACGAAATAAAAAGTCTCTTGTTAAAAGGTATATGGGTTGTCTGTGATAGATATGCATATTCAGGAGTAGCTTATTCCTCAGGGGCCTTG aatttaaataaaacgTGGTGTATGAACCCAGACCAAGGTCTAATAAAACCGGATGTTGTTTTCTATCTTAATGTCCCACCGAATTACGCTCAAAATAGATCTGACTATG gggAAGAGATTTACGAAAAAGTAGaaactcaaaaaaaaatttatgaaaCTTATAAACACTTCGCACATGAAGATTATTGGATCAATATTGATGCCACAAGAAAGATAGag gATATACACAACGATATAGTTAAAGAGGTAACCAAAATCAAAGTAGAACCAGaagaatttaattttttgtggTCATAA
- a CDS encoding ATP-dependent RNA helicase DRS1, putative, whose product MFKKNMKKKICQDKKMSDVDNVSEPESYDKDINGKDNTNRIKNVSDRDEDDVEEMKEGTSERTSISRNNKNSENPKKNNNNIIDMNCLWSDLYISRPFLKVLYEQKFSNPTYIQRDVIPLALEGKSILANSETGSGKTLAFVLPILERLLQSVNIKMRRNNMKGSYNITKALILLPTRELSLQCYDVIRSLTKYVTITYSLFCGGIDIKQQEYEFKKRNDIFVCTPGRILDLLLNSSSDFINYLEIVVFDEADKLLELGFKEECLKILDVCKFKKQILFFSATLTSDIKQLANFSLKNPVFIQSGMSFDKNVDGKNTYNAYNTCNTYNDNDNNNIVVNNIISNSFLKISNKASFKISENLKQEFVNIIQEKYRKASLLYLCNNIYKNHCIIFFKTKRETHLMYLLFDLLNLRCAELHGSMSQKKRIESIMKFKKAEVDFLLTTELASRGIDIDHVLYVINYNVPSNVIKYVHRIGRTARIGKEGIASTLYLQKEKIEVKKIVKGLKKSKNLKILKRTIAENNVLVWYKIIKENKQKLNDIIQQEKIDKEIEMSNKSIDKIKNMITFKDEIMSRPARTWFLTEKEKKNLKKESKKNDKDKNNNNIKMNDHYENDGYDDVNHIKKKNSQKENNKKISTFNNYNNLKNKKNKKGNDEEDQEEQKKKLQSYRKIIRDLKLNMLHNKSNKSQNKNNRVYNKNVKNKRIKK is encoded by the coding sequence atgtttaaaaaaaatatgaagaaaaaaatatgccaagataaaaaaatgagTGATGTAGATAATGTGAGTGAACCAGAAAGTTatgataaagatataaatggTAAGGATAATACGAATAGAATTAAAAATGTTAGTGATAGAGATGAAGATGATGTCGAAGAAATGAAGGAAGGTACAAGCGAAAGAACAAGTATAagtagaaataataaaaatagtgAGAATCCCAAGAagaataataacaatattattgATATGAATTGCCTGTGGAGTGATTTATACATATCGAGACCTTTTTTAAAGGttttatatgaacaaaaattTAGTAATCCTACATATATTCAGAGAGATGTGATTCCATTAGCCTTAGAGGGTAAAAGTATTTTAGCTAACTCAGAAACGGGTTCTGGGAAAACACTAGCTTTTGTATTACCGATTCTGGAACGGTTATTACAAagtgtaaatataaaaatgaggagaaataatatgaaaggTAGTTATAACATAACTAAAgccttaatattattacccACGAGGGAATTATCTTTACAATGTTACGACGTTATACGTTCTTTAACAAAATATGTTACGATAACATATTCTTTGTTCTGTGGAGGTATAGATATTAAACAACAAGAATATGAATTTAAGAAAAGGAATgatatatttgtatgtaCACCTGGTCGTATATTAGATTTATTGTTAAATTCATCAAgtgattttattaattatttagaGATTGTTGTATTTGATGAGGCAGATAAATTATTAGAACTTGGATTTAAAGAAGaatgtttaaaaatattggATGTTTGTAAATTTAAAAAGCAAATATTATTCTTCTCGGCTACTTTAACAAGCGATATAAAACAACTAGCGAATTTTTCTCTAAAAAATCCAGTATTTATTCAAAGTGGCATGAGttttgataaaaatgttGATGGAAAGAATACATACAATGCATACAATACGTGCAATACCTACAATGAcaatgacaataataatattgttgttaataatataatatctaatagctttttaaaaattagtAATAAGGCGTCCTTTAAAATATCAGAAAATTTGAAACAAGAATTTGTTAATATAATTCAAGAGAAATATCGAAAAGCtagtttattatatttatgtaataatatatataaaaatcattgtattatattttttaaaaccaAACGTGAAACACATCTCATGTATTTACTTTTTGATTTACTTAATTTAAGATGTGCTGAATTACATGGTTCGATGAGccagaaaaaaagaattgaATCTATAATGAAATTTAAAAAAGCAGAAGtagattttttattaactaCCGAATTAGCATCTAGAGGAATAGATATAGATCATgttttatatgtaattaattataatgtaCCATCTAATGTtattaaatatgtacatagAATCGGTAGAACCGCAAGAATCGGGAAAGAAGGAATAGCTAGCACTTTGTAtctacaaaaagaaaaaatcgaAGTGAAAAAAATAGTGAAAGGAttgaaaaaaagtaaaaatttaaaaatattaaaacgaACTATTGCTGAAAATAATGTTCTTGTATGGTATAAGattattaaagaaaataaacagAAATTAAATGATATTATACAGCAAGAAAAAATTGATAAGGAAATCGAAATGTCAAACAAATCaatagataaaataaaaaatatgataaccTTTAAAGATGAAATAATGAGTAGGCCTGCAAGGACATGGTTTTTAAcggaaaaggaaaagaaaaatttaaaaaaggaaagtaaaaaaaatgataaagacaaaaacaataataatattaagatGAATGATCATTATGAGAATGATGGTTATGATGATGTGAatcatattaaaaagaaaaattcgCAGAAggaaaacaacaaaaaaatatccacttttaataattataacaacttaaagaataaaaaaaataaaaaaggaaatgatGAGGAAGATCAAGAAGagcaaaagaaaaaactacAAAGTTATCGTAAAATAATAAGagatttaaaattaaatatgttacataataaaagtaataagtcacaaaataaaaataatagagtttataacaaaaatgtaaaaaataaaagaataaaaaagtaa